One Streptomyces dangxiongensis genomic window, CGGGTCCGCCCGGCGACCGCGCCACCGAAGGCCGGCCGGACGAGAACCTGCGCCTGCACGTCCTCGCGTCCCCCGGGGGCGACCCGGCGGTCGCCGCGGCGGACCTCGCCGCGGGGCAGGACGCCGACGGCCTCGCCGTGGAGGAGCACCACCTCACCGTCAGCCGGCACCGGGCGATCACCTCCGTCGCCCCGGGGCTCCGCCTCGTCGACCTCGGCGGCGCAGTGGAACAGCTCAGGGTGGTCAAGGACGAGGAGGAGATCTCCTGTCTCCGCATCGGCGCCGAGATCGCCGACCAGGCCCTCGGTGAGCTGCTGGAGTCCATCCTGGTCGGCCGTACCGAGCGGCACCTCGCGCTGGAGCTGGAGCGGCGCCTGGTGGACCACGGCGCCGACGGCCCGGCCTTCCCCACCTCCGTGGCCACCGGACCGCACGCCGGCCGCCGCGGCCACCGCCCCACCGACCGGCGCGTGGAGGAGGGCGACTTCCTCTCCGTGTGCCTCGGCGCCACCTACCGCGGCTACCGCTGCGAGATCGGCCGCACCTTCGTCATCGGCACCTCGCCCGCCGACTGGCAGATCGAGCTGTACGACCTCGTCTTCGCCGCCCAGCGGGCCGGGCGCGAGTGCCTGGCACCCGGTACCGCCTACCGTGACGTGGACCACGCCGCACGGCAGGTACTGGACTCGGCGGGCTATGCGGAGTCCCTGCCACCGCTGACCGGACACGGGGTCGGACTCGAAATTGACGAGGACCCGCAGCTAGCTCCCGCGGCCATGGGTAAACTGGACGCTTGCGTGCCGGTCACCGTCGAACCGGGGGTCCACCTCCCGGGCCGGGGCGGTGTCCGGATCGATGACACGCTCGTCGTGCGCCCCGAGGCGGACGGCGGACCCGAGCTACTCACCATCACGACCAAGGAGCTGCTCGCGCTCTGAGCGAACCCAGGGAAGAGGCACTTCTCCGGAGCCGCTGGGCGCGTGTCCCGGGGTCGTACGTCAGTCCAGGAGATTCCGCAACCGTGGCTTCCACGAACGACCTCAAGAACGGCCTGGTGCTCAAGCTCGAAGGCGGCCAGCTCTGGTCCGTCGTCGAGTTCCAGCACGTCAAGCCCGGCAAGGGCCCGGCCTTCGTGCGCACCAAGCTCAAGAACGTGCTCTCCGGCAAGGTCGTCGACAAGACCTTCAACGCCGGTGTCAAGGTCGAGACGGCCACTGTCGACAAGCGCGACATGCAGTTCTCGTACATGGACGGCGAGTACTTCGTCTTCATGGACATGCAGACCTATGACCAGCTCATGGTCGACCGCAAGGCCGTCGGCGACGCCGCCAACTTCCTGATCGAGGGCTTCACCGCCACCGTCGCTCAGCACGAGGGCGAGGTGCTCTTCGTCGAGCTGCCGGCCGCCGTCGAGCTGACCGTCCAGGAGACCGAGCCGGGCGTCCAGGGCGACCGCTCCACCGGCGGCACCAAGCCCGCCACCCTGGAGACCGGTCACCAGATCCAGGTCCCGCTCTTCATCACCACCGGTGAGAAGATCAAGGTCGACACCCGCACCAGCGACTACCTCGGCCGGGTGAACAGCTAACCGTGGCTGCCCGCAACACGGCCCGCAAGCGCGCCTTCCAGATCCTCTTCGAGGGCGACCAGCGCGACGCCGACGTTCTGACGGTGCTCGCGGACTGGATCCGGCTCTCCCGGTCGGACACCCGGCAGCCGCCGGTCAGCGAGTACACGATGCAGTTGATCGAGGGCTACGCGGAGCACGCGGCGCGGATCGACGAGCTGATCTCCCAGTACGCGGTGGGCTGGGCGCTCGACCGTATGCCGGTCGTCGACCGCAACATCCTGCGGCTGGGCGCGTACGAGCTGATCTGGGTGGACGAGACCCCGGACGCCGTCGTCCTGGATGAGATGGTGCAACTGGCCAAGGAGTTCTCCACCGACGAGTCGCCCTCGTTCGTCAACGGCCTGCTGGGCCGGCTGAAGGAGCTGAAGCCGACGCTGCGCCGCGCCTAGGCGCGCTCGGCGGCGGCTGCGGGTCGTCCGTGGTCGCTCGTGCCCACGTCACGGGGCCGCATCCGCGATGCGGCCCCGCGCTCCTTGGGCGGCACGTGTGCCGGCCCGGGCGCGGCAGAGCGCCGGAACAGTCGTGAACGCCGCCGGGGCGGCCGGAACCGTGAGGTTCCGGCCGCCCCGGCGGCACGTTTCTGCTGAGGCGCGAGCGGGGGCTCAGGCCTCGTCGTGGGCGGCCACCGCGCGGCGCGCGTCGGCGTCCAGGACGCCCCAGCTGATCAGTTGCTCGGTGAGGACCGAGGGGGACTGGTCGTAGATGACGGCGAGTGTGCGCAGGTCGTCCTGGCGGATCGAGAGCACCTTCCCGTTGTAGTCGCCGCGCTGGGACTGGATCGTCGCCGCGTAGCGCTGGAGGGGGCCCGCCTTCTCGGCCGGCACGGTGGCCAGCCGCTCCAGGTCCAGGACCAGCTTCGGCGGCGGCTCGGCGGCGCCGCCCGGCGTGGTGCCCGGCAGCAGCTCCTGCACGGGAACGCCATAGAAATCGGCCAATTCGGCCAGGCGCTGTACGGTCACGGCGCGGTCGCCGCGCTCGTACGAACCGACCACCACGGCCTTCCAGCGCCCCTGTGACTTCTCCTCGACACCGTGGAGGGAAAGGCCCTGCTGGGTGCGGATGGCCCGGAGCTTGGCCCCGAGCTGTTTGGCGTATTCGCTGGACATATAGCTCCCCGGACACTGTGTCGACGCGGCCGGCTGCCTTCCCGCCGCGCCGCTGGTAACTCACTGTGAGGTTACGCAGCGTGACTCTTCTGCGTCAAGCCGAATGGTCCACACCGACTCTTCCGTGGTGGCGGGGGCCGGCTGGGCCGAGGGGGTGACGCACCGGGCCGCTCCGGGTACCTGCTACCGTGGATGGCGCAAATCCGACGTCCTTTAAGGTCCGTCCCGTGAGGCGGAGAAGGAGGTCCGTTTCTTATGGACACCCACGCGAATCCGTCCGCCGCCGATGCGCGGCCCGTCCTGGAGGGCCCCGACATCGCGCGGGTGCTGACCCGCATCGCCCACGAGATTGTCGAACGCGCCAAGGGCGCCGACGACGTGGTGCTCCTCGGCATTCCGACCCGGGGCGTCTTCCTCGCCCAGCGGCTCGCCGCCAAGCTGGAGCAGATCACCGACCGGACGGTCCCGGTCGGCTCGCTCGACATCACCATGTACCGCGACGACCTGCGCATGCACCCGCCGCGCGCGCTGGCCCGCACCGAGATCCCCGGTGACGGCATCGACGGCAGGCTCGTCGTCCTCGTCGACGACGTGCTGTTCTCCGGTCGCACCATCCGCGCCGCCCTGGACGCCCTGAACGACATCGGGCGCCCGCGCGCGGTCCAGCTCGCGGTCCTGGTCGACCGCGGCCACCGCGAACTGCCCATCCGTGCCGACTACGTCGGCAAGAACCTCCCCACGTCGCTGCGGGAGACGGTCAAGGTCCAGCTCACCGAGGAGGACGGTCGCGACACCGTGCTGCTCGGTGCCAAGCCGGCCGGTCAGTAGCAAGCCGGGCGCCCGGCCGCCTCGGCGTGCCGGTACGCGCACTGGTCTGCCCTGCTTCTCCCCATTTGAACTGCCTTACGGAGCCTGACAGATGCACCGTCATCTCATCTCGGCCGCCGATCTCACCCGCGACGACGCCGTCCTGATCCTCGACACCGCCGAGGAGATGGCCCGGGTCGCCGCCCGGCCGATCAAGAAGCTGCCGACCCTGCGCGGCCGGACGATCGTCAACCTCTTCTTCGAGGACTCCACGCGCACGCGCATCTCCTTCGAAGCCGCCGAGAAGCGCCTGTCCGCCGACGTCATCAACTTCACCGCCAAGGGATCGTCGGTGTCCAAGGGCGAGTCCCTGAAGGACACCGCCCAGACCCTGGAGGCCATGGGCGTCGACGCCGTGGTCATCCGGCACGGCGCCTCCGGAGCCCCGTACCGCCTGGCCAACTCGGGCTGGATCGACGCCGCCGTCATCAACGCCGGCGACGGCACCCACCAGCACCCCACCCAGGCACTGCTGGACGCCTTCACCCTGCGCCGCCGGCTGACCGGCCGCGACACCGGGCTCGGCCAGGACCTGTCCGGCAAGCGCGTCACCGTCGTCGGTGACGTCCTGCACAGCCGGGTCGCCCGCTCCAACGTGGACCTGCTGCACACCCTCGGCGCCGAGGTCACCCTCGTCGCCCCGCCCACCCTGCTGCCGATCGGAGTGGAGTCCTGGCCGTGCGCGGTCTCGTACGACCTCGACAGCACGCTGCCCAAGAGTGACGCGGTGATGATGCTCCGCGTCCAGCGCGAGCGGATGAACGCGGCCTTCTTCCCGACCGAGCGCGAGTACGCGCGGCGCTACGGCCTCGACGGCGACCGCATGGCCAGACTGCCCGGGCACGCCATCGTGATGCA contains:
- the pyrR gene encoding bifunctional pyr operon transcriptional regulator/uracil phosphoribosyltransferase PyrR, which translates into the protein MDTHANPSAADARPVLEGPDIARVLTRIAHEIVERAKGADDVVLLGIPTRGVFLAQRLAAKLEQITDRTVPVGSLDITMYRDDLRMHPPRALARTEIPGDGIDGRLVVLVDDVLFSGRTIRAALDALNDIGRPRAVQLAVLVDRGHRELPIRADYVGKNLPTSLRETVKVQLTEEDGRDTVLLGAKPAGQ
- the bldD gene encoding transcriptional regulator BldD, which codes for MSSEYAKQLGAKLRAIRTQQGLSLHGVEEKSQGRWKAVVVGSYERGDRAVTVQRLAELADFYGVPVQELLPGTTPGGAAEPPPKLVLDLERLATVPAEKAGPLQRYAATIQSQRGDYNGKVLSIRQDDLRTLAVIYDQSPSVLTEQLISWGVLDADARRAVAAHDEA
- the nusB gene encoding transcription antitermination factor NusB, whose product is MAARNTARKRAFQILFEGDQRDADVLTVLADWIRLSRSDTRQPPVSEYTMQLIEGYAEHAARIDELISQYAVGWALDRMPVVDRNILRLGAYELIWVDETPDAVVLDEMVQLAKEFSTDESPSFVNGLLGRLKELKPTLRRA
- a CDS encoding aspartate carbamoyltransferase catalytic subunit, with protein sequence MHRHLISAADLTRDDAVLILDTAEEMARVAARPIKKLPTLRGRTIVNLFFEDSTRTRISFEAAEKRLSADVINFTAKGSSVSKGESLKDTAQTLEAMGVDAVVIRHGASGAPYRLANSGWIDAAVINAGDGTHQHPTQALLDAFTLRRRLTGRDTGLGQDLSGKRVTVVGDVLHSRVARSNVDLLHTLGAEVTLVAPPTLLPIGVESWPCAVSYDLDSTLPKSDAVMMLRVQRERMNAAFFPTEREYARRYGLDGDRMARLPGHAIVMHPGPMVRGMEITAEVADSDRCTAVEQVANGVSIRMAVLYLLLGGNEPAVTHARPSVSHHQPADERSAHTPFTAEEK
- the efp gene encoding elongation factor P, which translates into the protein MASTNDLKNGLVLKLEGGQLWSVVEFQHVKPGKGPAFVRTKLKNVLSGKVVDKTFNAGVKVETATVDKRDMQFSYMDGEYFVFMDMQTYDQLMVDRKAVGDAANFLIEGFTATVAQHEGEVLFVELPAAVELTVQETEPGVQGDRSTGGTKPATLETGHQIQVPLFITTGEKIKVDTRTSDYLGRVNS
- a CDS encoding aminopeptidase P family protein is translated as MSEVYANRRSRLRDRCNAAGAPAALVSRPANVRYLAGAAPQGAVLLLGRREDLLVCAGPPGDRATEGRPDENLRLHVLASPGGDPAVAAADLAAGQDADGLAVEEHHLTVSRHRAITSVAPGLRLVDLGGAVEQLRVVKDEEEISCLRIGAEIADQALGELLESILVGRTERHLALELERRLVDHGADGPAFPTSVATGPHAGRRGHRPTDRRVEEGDFLSVCLGATYRGYRCEIGRTFVIGTSPADWQIELYDLVFAAQRAGRECLAPGTAYRDVDHAARQVLDSAGYAESLPPLTGHGVGLEIDEDPQLAPAAMGKLDACVPVTVEPGVHLPGRGGVRIDDTLVVRPEADGGPELLTITTKELLAL